Proteins co-encoded in one Halorussus lipolyticus genomic window:
- a CDS encoding DUF7344 domain-containing protein codes for MSKEHAPTGEEGATTDGGPSVSDEQAATGTELDRLFEVLADGHRRRVLAYLADTDDGVAAFSDLVEHVADDSAGESTDNERLAVSLHHTHLPKLADANVVEYDPRSEVVRYRGDGLVTDWVELARSHETGE; via the coding sequence ATGAGTAAGGAACACGCACCGACGGGAGAGGAGGGGGCAACGACGGACGGCGGGCCGTCCGTTTCCGACGAGCAAGCGGCCACAGGCACTGAACTCGACAGGCTTTTCGAGGTCCTCGCGGACGGCCACCGGCGTCGAGTCCTCGCCTATCTCGCCGACACCGACGACGGTGTTGCGGCGTTTTCGGACCTCGTTGAACACGTCGCCGACGACTCGGCCGGGGAATCGACCGACAACGAGCGACTCGCAGTCAGTCTTCATCACACCCACTTGCCGAAACTCGCGGACGCGAACGTCGTGGAATACGACCCTCGAAGCGAGGTCGTCCGCTACCGCGGCGACGGCCTCGTCACCGATTGGGTGGAACTAGCACGGTCTCACGAGACCGGCGAGTAA
- a CDS encoding DUF373 family protein, with protein sequence MSTLVVCVDRDDDIGTKTGLQTPVSGWEAVRSLVTEVGLADPEDASVNCLLESLRVARDLRDDDEETTVAVISGAAETMVGRDRAVADQMDSLIAEHDPDSAVVVIDSAQDERLVPIIESRVQVDAVDRVVVRQARDIESTYYLLKQFLADEELRQTVLVPVGVAMLAFPILLMVFGPAMAVASITAVIGLFVLYKGLGVDEYVSDLPGQIRDALYSGRVSIVTYVVAAGLSLIGVFAGALRVSDLGMPTQGVLLPAMAFAFASVPWLAAAALAASTGRLLDEVIRNDRVRNSYLNLPFGVLAVGLVVRGFSAYFLQREEFIEPVVVPHAELGSLAVARINLDAGTRMALFVVAGVVVSLLGVRISSYVTGSSLGDEFEDEELMD encoded by the coding sequence ATGAGTACGCTGGTAGTGTGCGTGGACCGCGACGACGACATCGGCACCAAGACCGGTCTCCAGACCCCAGTTTCGGGGTGGGAGGCCGTCAGGTCGTTAGTCACGGAAGTCGGTCTCGCGGACCCCGAAGACGCCAGCGTCAACTGCCTCCTCGAATCCCTGCGGGTGGCCCGCGACCTGCGCGACGACGACGAGGAGACCACCGTGGCGGTCATCTCCGGCGCGGCCGAGACGATGGTCGGCCGGGACCGCGCGGTGGCCGACCAGATGGACTCTCTCATCGCCGAACACGACCCCGACTCCGCGGTCGTGGTCATCGACAGCGCCCAAGACGAGCGACTGGTCCCCATCATCGAGAGCAGGGTGCAGGTTGATGCGGTCGATAGGGTGGTCGTCCGGCAGGCCCGCGACATCGAATCGACCTACTATCTCCTCAAGCAGTTCCTCGCCGACGAGGAGCTACGCCAGACCGTCCTCGTCCCGGTCGGGGTCGCCATGCTGGCGTTCCCCATCCTGCTGATGGTGTTCGGTCCCGCGATGGCGGTGGCCTCGATTACGGCCGTTATCGGCCTGTTCGTCCTCTACAAGGGGTTGGGCGTGGACGAGTACGTCTCGGACCTGCCCGGCCAGATTCGGGACGCCCTCTACTCGGGCCGGGTCTCCATCGTCACCTACGTCGTCGCGGCGGGCCTCTCGCTCATCGGCGTGTTCGCCGGGGCGCTCCGGGTCTCGGACCTCGGGATGCCGACGCAGGGGGTCCTCCTGCCCGCGATGGCGTTCGCGTTCGCCAGCGTGCCGTGGCTGGCGGCGGCGGCGCTCGCGGCCTCGACGGGCCGACTGCTGGACGAGGTTATCCGCAACGACCGGGTGCGCAACTCCTACCTCAATCTCCCGTTCGGCGTGCTGGCGGTCGGACTGGTCGTCCGGGGCTTCTCGGCGTACTTCCTCCAGCGCGAGGAGTTCATCGAACCGGTGGTGGTCCCCCACGCCGAACTCGGAAGCCTCGCGGTCGCACGCATCAACCTCGACGCCGGCACCCGGATGGCGCTGTTCGTCGTCGCGGGCGTCGTGGTGAGTCTGCTCGGGGTTCGCATCTCGTCCTACGTCACGGGGTCCTCGCTTGGCGACGAGTTCGAGGACGAGGAACTGATGGATTGA
- a CDS encoding PHP domain-containing protein has translation MTPEVTVAIDPHVHSEGSYDGHEPVELLLEQASDIGLDGIVVTDHDTIAESLRAAELAPQYGLVGIPGVEVSTAAGHLLAIGVEERPEPHRPLDETVEWIRDAGGTAVVPHPFQRTRHGVRKGHITDCDAIEVYNAWIFTGYRNRRARKFAAHWDYPGVAASDAHSAKYIGRAYTELTIEGVGSKADLDSNRVVDAIGNGDAEVHGRRQPLTRSVQHYALGAGRKVGHGVAASLSSFARF, from the coding sequence ATGACTCCCGAGGTCACGGTGGCTATCGACCCCCACGTCCACTCCGAAGGGTCCTACGACGGCCACGAACCCGTCGAACTCCTCTTGGAGCAGGCCAGCGACATCGGCCTCGACGGCATCGTCGTGACCGACCACGACACCATCGCCGAGTCGCTCCGGGCGGCCGAACTCGCGCCCCAGTACGGACTGGTCGGCATCCCCGGCGTCGAGGTTTCGACCGCGGCGGGCCACCTGCTCGCCATCGGCGTCGAGGAGCGCCCGGAACCCCATCGGCCTCTCGACGAGACGGTCGAGTGGATTCGAGACGCGGGGGGAACTGCCGTCGTTCCCCATCCCTTCCAGCGGACTCGCCACGGGGTTCGGAAGGGCCACATCACCGACTGCGACGCCATCGAGGTGTACAACGCGTGGATTTTCACGGGCTACCGCAACCGGCGCGCTCGGAAGTTCGCCGCCCACTGGGACTACCCCGGCGTGGCCGCCAGCGACGCCCACTCCGCGAAGTACATCGGCCGGGCCTACACCGAACTCACCATCGAGGGGGTCGGGTCGAAGGCGGACCTCGACAGCAATCGCGTCGTGGACGCCATCGGCAATGGCGACGCCGAGGTCCACGGCCGCCGCCAGCCACTGACCCGGAGCGTCCAACACTACGCGCTGGGTGCCGGGCGGAAGGTCGGCCACGGCGTCGCCGCGAGTCTGTCGAGTTTCGCCCGATTCTGA
- a CDS encoding NDP-sugar synthase, with the protein MKAVVLAGGYATRLWPITKHRPKMFLPVGDSTVIDQIFAELEADDRVDEVYVSTNERFAEDFRDHLAESEFDKPKLTVEDTTEEDEKFGVVGALAQLFDRENISEDTLVIAGDNLISFGISDFIDFFQAKDSPTLAAYDVGSRERAKSYGLVELDGDEVVDFQEKPDDPKSTLVSIACYAFTAENIPLFDKYLENGNNPDEPGWFVQWLQDRDSVYSYTFDEAWFDIGTPESYLEAVGWKLDGENQIADSASVENTTVGENVHIMPGAEVVNSSVNNSIVFPNTTIRDCDIRNSIIDEKTTVENMDLAGALIGAHTQILNGD; encoded by the coding sequence ATGAAGGCAGTCGTTCTCGCGGGAGGCTATGCGACGCGACTCTGGCCGATTACGAAGCACCGACCCAAGATGTTTCTGCCGGTCGGCGATTCGACCGTCATCGACCAGATTTTCGCCGAACTGGAGGCCGACGACCGAGTTGACGAGGTGTACGTCTCGACCAACGAGCGTTTCGCCGAGGACTTCCGGGACCACCTCGCCGAGAGCGAATTCGACAAGCCGAAACTCACCGTCGAGGACACCACCGAGGAGGACGAGAAGTTCGGCGTGGTCGGGGCGCTTGCCCAGTTGTTCGACCGCGAAAACATCTCCGAGGACACCCTCGTCATCGCCGGCGACAACCTCATCAGTTTCGGCATCAGCGACTTCATCGACTTCTTCCAAGCCAAGGATTCGCCGACGCTGGCCGCCTACGACGTGGGAAGCAGAGAACGCGCCAAATCCTACGGACTGGTCGAACTCGACGGCGACGAGGTGGTGGACTTCCAAGAGAAGCCAGACGACCCCAAGAGTACGCTGGTCTCCATCGCCTGCTACGCCTTTACCGCTGAGAACATCCCGCTGTTCGACAAGTACCTCGAAAACGGCAACAACCCCGACGAACCGGGTTGGTTCGTCCAGTGGCTTCAGGACCGCGACTCGGTGTACAGTTACACCTTCGACGAGGCGTGGTTCGACATCGGCACCCCCGAGAGCTACCTCGAAGCGGTCGGGTGGAAACTCGACGGCGAGAACCAAATCGCCGATTCCGCCAGCGTCGAGAACACCACGGTCGGCGAGAACGTCCACATCATGCCGGGTGCGGAAGTCGTCAACTCCAGCGTCAACAACTCCATCGTCTTCCCGAACACGACGATTCGGGACTGTGACATCCGCAACTCCATCATCGACGAGAAGACCACCGTCGAGAACATGGACCTCGCGGGTGCCCTCATCGGGGCACACACCCAGATTCTGAACGGCGATTAA
- a CDS encoding endonuclease III domain-containing protein, translated as MSEDADPDEGDPEPAENISGGDPSASSFAAFDAAEAGTRAEEVVNRLGDLYWQKTYGGRDAFECLVRTILSQNTSDVASQPAHDALMETYGEDSEATDLAGALADADHDELADTIRSAGLYNRKADVLISVADRVLADYGSAAEFDAFVREEDPEEVRPVLLDFGGVGPKTADCVLLFAGGRGGVFPVDTHVHRIYRRLGIAPADADHEGVRAVLEREVPAEKCGFGHTASIQFGREYCSARKPACLDGLDECPMSDICDRVGVDVESRAVVDPAEATLDAD; from the coding sequence ATGAGCGAGGACGCCGACCCCGACGAGGGCGACCCCGAACCCGCCGAGAACATCAGCGGGGGCGACCCGTCTGCGAGTTCGTTCGCGGCGTTCGACGCCGCCGAGGCCGGGACCCGCGCCGAGGAGGTCGTGAATCGCCTCGGAGACCTGTACTGGCAGAAGACCTACGGCGGACGCGACGCCTTCGAGTGTCTGGTCCGCACGATTCTGAGCCAGAACACCAGCGACGTGGCGAGCCAACCGGCCCACGACGCGCTGATGGAGACGTACGGCGAGGACTCCGAAGCGACCGACCTCGCTGGCGCGCTCGCCGACGCCGACCACGACGAACTCGCCGACACGATTCGGTCCGCGGGCCTCTACAACCGGAAGGCCGACGTGCTGATTTCGGTCGCCGACCGGGTGCTGGCCGACTACGGGAGCGCCGCCGAGTTCGACGCCTTCGTCCGCGAGGAGGACCCAGAGGAGGTCCGGCCCGTCCTCCTCGATTTCGGCGGCGTGGGTCCCAAGACCGCCGATTGCGTCCTGCTGTTCGCTGGCGGTCGGGGCGGCGTCTTCCCCGTGGACACCCACGTCCACCGCATCTACCGGCGACTCGGCATCGCGCCCGCCGACGCCGACCACGAGGGGGTCCGCGCAGTCTTGGAGCGAGAAGTCCCGGCGGAGAAGTGCGGGTTCGGCCACACCGCGAGCATCCAGTTCGGCCGGGAGTACTGCTCGGCCCGCAAACCGGCGTGCCTCGACGGACTGGACGAGTGCCCGATGTCGGACATCTGCGACAGGGTGGGCGTCGATGTCGAGTCCCGCGCAGTCGTTGACCCTGCGGAAGCCACGCTTGACGCCGACTAG
- a CDS encoding DUF371 domain-containing protein, with protein sequence MQEVIHAEGHENVSAEHASTFEVTTDDFLTPAGDCILGIEADRAPADFNPEFVAACQHEDATITLTFETPDHTETVAGRGDPDLTFESDRSAVGRTSDYVDDRTVVVGAEFAAEGFDRELVSALAEGAELTVTLTVEREE encoded by the coding sequence ATGCAAGAAGTCATCCACGCCGAGGGCCACGAGAACGTCTCGGCGGAACACGCCAGCACGTTCGAGGTCACGACCGACGACTTCCTCACGCCCGCCGGCGACTGTATTCTCGGTATCGAGGCCGACCGCGCCCCGGCGGACTTCAATCCCGAGTTCGTCGCGGCGTGCCAGCACGAGGACGCCACCATCACCCTCACCTTCGAGACTCCCGACCACACCGAGACGGTCGCGGGCCGAGGAGACCCCGACCTCACCTTCGAGAGCGACCGGAGCGCCGTAGGTCGGACCAGCGACTACGTGGACGACCGGACCGTGGTGGTCGGCGCGGAGTTCGCCGCCGAGGGCTTCGACCGCGAACTGGTCTCCGCGCTGGCCGAGGGCGCGGAGTTGACCGTGACGCTGACCGTCGAGCGCGAGGAATGA
- a CDS encoding coiled-coil protein, whose amino-acid sequence MVSVTEEELQNKSKGELIKLAGQLRDRRNELNQKASKRASKRDDLNAKTREKVDEAQEHREKRDELNEQVQEHKESRNELNAKANELFDEVEDKKSDLELDEGKDIEELESEIEDLEFKQQTEVLSTEDERELIEKIEEKREKLQARKEKLEESEDLEGLVEEAEEVRAEASRHHEKVTELADKAQEHHNQMIEAYREADEIRDEADEMHEKFVEAQESADQHHEDFVRVQKRLRELDKQEEEERKSEKEKEREEAKEEAEEIYQQFKEGETLDTEDLMKLQKTGLL is encoded by the coding sequence ATGGTAAGTGTAACAGAAGAGGAACTTCAGAACAAGTCGAAAGGCGAACTAATCAAACTTGCAGGACAGCTCCGAGACCGACGAAACGAGCTGAACCAGAAGGCGTCCAAGCGCGCTTCCAAGCGTGACGACCTGAACGCCAAGACCCGCGAGAAGGTCGACGAAGCGCAGGAACACCGCGAGAAGCGCGACGAACTCAACGAGCAGGTTCAAGAGCACAAAGAGAGCCGTAACGAGCTCAACGCGAAGGCCAACGAACTGTTCGACGAGGTCGAGGACAAGAAGTCAGACCTCGAACTCGACGAGGGCAAGGACATCGAGGAGCTCGAATCCGAAATCGAGGACCTCGAATTCAAGCAACAGACCGAGGTCCTCTCGACCGAGGACGAGCGCGAACTCATCGAGAAAATCGAGGAGAAGCGCGAGAAGCTTCAGGCCCGCAAGGAGAAGCTCGAGGAGAGCGAGGACCTCGAAGGCCTCGTTGAGGAAGCCGAGGAGGTTCGCGCCGAAGCGAGCCGTCACCACGAGAAGGTCACGGAACTCGCGGACAAGGCCCAAGAGCATCACAACCAGATGATTGAGGCCTACCGCGAGGCCGACGAGATTCGTGACGAGGCCGACGAGATGCACGAGAAGTTCGTGGAGGCCCAAGAGTCCGCCGACCAGCACCACGAGGACTTCGTGCGCGTCCAGAAGCGACTCCGCGAACTGGACAAGCAGGAAGAAGAGGAGCGCAAGTCCGAGAAGGAGAAGGAGCGAGAAGAGGCCAAGGAAGAGGCCGAGGAAATCTACCAGCAGTTCAAGGAAGGCGAGACCCTCGACACCGAGGACCTCATGAAGCTCCAGAAGACGGGCCTGCTCTAA
- a CDS encoding bacterio-opsin activator domain-containing protein — MDDLDATDRDSEYVRRLEAAVETTADAILVKDTEGRYQFANGATGTLLDYDPEEVVGRTDDEVFGPEAAGRLCEHETAVLETETERTFEVVLPVEDDEQVFEATCSPYYDADGGLAGTVCVYRNVTDQRVRERRLENQRDELETLDRINEVAQEVVRTLIGEPTRDEIAQAVCDHLVKTELYQVAWVGEPSPNGSKMTNVVGAGLDDQTRDLIDSIDASEDSIEPVPRAYYDGETHVVQSVPDDDSLPEQRREDILERGDRSGIAVPIRYGDTTYGVLSVGSDRLSAFSDRETDAFEVLGEVIGFAIGAVKHRRLALSDAVVELKFRLTDTESFYVAVTDELGCRLALEGMAAGPDGNLLFYDTVAGADTEEVLDYADEWDNVEDARLVSDRDDESLVEFTMSGSSLVVTLSEYGAKTKSATSEDGESTIVAELPADADVRSVVERVQTKFPDVELVAKREQDRQVRTTRDFRQDFDERLTDAQRTALRAAYFAGYYEWPRDSTAEEVADALGVSSPTFHQHIRKAQRELLGAFFDWDGDRP, encoded by the coding sequence ATGGACGACCTCGACGCGACAGACCGCGACTCCGAGTACGTGCGACGCTTAGAGGCGGCCGTCGAGACCACCGCCGACGCCATCTTGGTCAAGGACACCGAGGGGCGGTATCAGTTCGCCAACGGGGCGACCGGGACGCTCCTCGACTACGACCCCGAGGAGGTCGTCGGGAGGACCGACGACGAGGTATTCGGCCCGGAGGCCGCCGGGCGACTCTGCGAACACGAGACCGCGGTCCTCGAAACCGAGACCGAGCGCACCTTCGAGGTCGTCCTCCCGGTCGAGGACGACGAGCAGGTCTTCGAGGCGACCTGCTCGCCGTACTACGACGCCGACGGGGGCCTCGCGGGCACGGTGTGCGTCTATCGGAACGTCACCGACCAGCGGGTCCGCGAGCGGCGGTTGGAGAACCAGCGCGACGAGTTGGAGACCCTCGACCGAATCAACGAGGTCGCCCAAGAGGTCGTCCGGACGCTTATCGGCGAACCGACCCGCGACGAGATAGCGCAAGCGGTCTGTGACCACCTCGTGAAGACCGAACTCTATCAGGTCGCGTGGGTCGGCGAACCCAGTCCGAACGGGTCGAAGATGACGAACGTCGTCGGCGCGGGACTGGACGACCAGACCCGCGACCTCATCGACAGCATCGACGCCAGCGAGGACAGCATCGAACCGGTTCCGCGGGCCTACTACGACGGCGAGACCCACGTCGTCCAGAGCGTCCCCGACGACGACTCGCTCCCCGAACAGCGCAGAGAGGACATCCTTGAACGCGGCGACCGGTCGGGCATCGCGGTGCCGATACGCTACGGCGACACGACCTACGGCGTCCTCTCGGTCGGCTCGGACCGCCTCTCGGCGTTCAGCGACCGCGAGACCGACGCCTTCGAGGTGCTGGGCGAGGTCATCGGCTTCGCCATCGGCGCGGTCAAACACCGGCGGCTCGCGCTCTCGGACGCCGTGGTCGAACTCAAGTTCCGGTTGACCGACACCGAGTCGTTCTACGTCGCCGTCACCGACGAGCTAGGCTGTCGGCTCGCGCTCGAAGGCATGGCGGCGGGACCGGACGGGAACCTGCTGTTCTACGACACCGTGGCGGGTGCCGACACCGAGGAGGTCCTCGACTACGCCGACGAGTGGGACAACGTTGAGGACGCACGCCTCGTCAGCGACCGAGACGACGAGTCGCTGGTCGAGTTCACGATGTCCGGGTCGTCGCTGGTGGTGACGCTCTCGGAGTACGGCGCGAAGACCAAGAGTGCGACGAGCGAGGACGGCGAGTCAACCATCGTCGCCGAACTCCCCGCCGACGCCGACGTGCGGAGCGTGGTCGAGCGCGTCCAGACCAAGTTCCCCGACGTGGAACTCGTCGCCAAGCGCGAACAGGACCGGCAGGTCCGAACGACTCGGGACTTCCGGCAGGACTTCGACGAGCGACTCACCGACGCCCAGCGGACCGCGCTGAGGGCGGCCTACTTCGCTGGCTACTACGAGTGGCCCCGCGACAGTACCGCCGAGGAGGTGGCCGACGCGCTCGGGGTCTCGTCGCCCACCTTCCACCAGCACATCCGCAAGGCCCAGCGAGAACTCCTCGGGGCCTTCTTCGACTGGGATGGCGACCGACCCTAG
- a CDS encoding hydrolase, whose product MSLTDWTGAALDSPAEDEPPSSDEWHPVEVPGRPERFADADIVAYRTEFADPTDGDERATLELRGLFADARIWLNGDLLGEHDTYFLPARYELDLEADNELVVECRAPDEFAGIYGTDRVPESRAVPGIWWGVDLETHPETFIDRLSLTPRRTDEGAVIDAELAVEAGEALDDRISLSVRPQGFRGGGVMERARIEADAGERAAISKTLELRDPAYWWPAGHGPQHRYAVRARLGDSERVVQTGLCEVEEAGDGTDGLVVNGQRVRARGFSLLPTGDPTWDVERAANANANLVRARGHVPPAEFYEAAAEAGLLVWQDLPISGASDYDAERATDLAESVERHPCVAAFGVRSDPSDHLAGVGPSRFARYKVRWRAWRAGHDPTPDREVAEAFPDDAVVFPVSGAPGIDADATHVYPGWEFGDVGDTEWILDKYDCGGAVGAFGAGSLAEEAGGDGDPAGFDASAHDAYVPQSGDDVGAVEASQAYQTRVLKHVTETLRRRGTGLLTADALRDTDAGAGMGVLTADGSQKAGYEAMAASLEPVQVLLDAYPTGGDTRELTVVNDTPEEVSGTVSWTAGDRTGGSDVSVEAYGRERAGTLDVPTDAEAVELSFGRADGAVQNVYPL is encoded by the coding sequence ATGTCTCTCACCGACTGGACGGGCGCGGCCCTCGACTCGCCCGCGGAGGACGAACCTCCCTCCTCCGACGAGTGGCACCCCGTCGAAGTGCCGGGCCGCCCCGAGCGGTTTGCCGACGCGGACATCGTAGCCTACCGAACCGAGTTCGCCGACCCCACCGACGGCGACGAGCGAGCGACCCTCGAACTCCGCGGCCTGTTCGCCGACGCCCGAATCTGGCTCAACGGCGACCTGCTCGGCGAACACGACACCTACTTCCTCCCCGCCCGCTACGAGTTGGACTTGGAGGCCGACAACGAGTTAGTCGTGGAGTGTCGCGCCCCCGACGAGTTCGCCGGTATCTACGGTACCGACCGAGTGCCCGAGTCGCGCGCCGTCCCCGGCATCTGGTGGGGCGTGGACCTCGAAACCCACCCCGAGACGTTCATCGACCGACTGTCGCTGACTCCTCGGCGGACCGACGAGGGCGCGGTCATCGACGCCGAACTCGCAGTCGAAGCGGGCGAAGCCCTCGACGACCGCATCTCGCTGTCGGTCCGCCCGCAGGGGTTCCGGGGCGGCGGCGTGATGGAGCGCGCCAGAATCGAGGCCGACGCCGGGGAGCGCGCCGCGATTTCGAAGACCCTCGAACTCCGGGACCCCGCCTACTGGTGGCCCGCCGGGCACGGTCCTCAGCACCGGTACGCCGTCAGGGCGAGACTCGGCGACTCCGAGCGCGTCGTCCAGACCGGCCTCTGCGAAGTCGAGGAGGCCGGAGACGGAACAGATGGTCTCGTCGTCAACGGCCAGCGAGTCCGAGCGCGAGGGTTCTCGCTCCTGCCGACCGGCGACCCCACGTGGGACGTGGAACGGGCGGCCAACGCCAACGCCAACCTCGTCCGCGCTCGGGGCCACGTCCCGCCCGCAGAGTTCTACGAGGCCGCGGCCGAGGCGGGCCTGCTGGTCTGGCAGGACCTCCCGATTTCGGGAGCGAGCGACTACGACGCCGAGCGCGCGACCGACCTCGCCGAATCGGTCGAGCGCCACCCCTGCGTGGCCGCGTTCGGCGTCCGGTCGGACCCCAGCGACCACCTCGCGGGCGTCGGTCCCTCACGATTCGCGCGCTACAAGGTCCGCTGGCGGGCGTGGCGGGCGGGCCACGACCCGACGCCGGACCGAGAGGTCGCCGAGGCCTTCCCCGACGATGCGGTGGTGTTTCCGGTCTCGGGCGCGCCGGGCATCGACGCCGACGCGACCCACGTCTACCCCGGATGGGAGTTCGGCGACGTCGGCGATACCGAGTGGATTCTCGACAAGTACGACTGCGGCGGCGCAGTCGGTGCGTTCGGTGCCGGTTCGCTCGCCGAGGAGGCGGGCGGCGACGGCGACCCCGCCGGGTTCGATGCGAGCGCCCACGACGCCTACGTCCCGCAGAGCGGTGACGACGTGGGAGCGGTTGAGGCCTCCCAAGCCTACCAGACGCGCGTCCTCAAGCACGTCACCGAGACGCTTCGCAGACGCGGAACTGGCCTGCTGACGGCGGACGCGCTTCGGGACACCGACGCCGGGGCGGGCATGGGCGTCCTGACCGCCGACGGAAGCCAGAAGGCCGGGTACGAGGCGATGGCGGCCTCGCTCGAACCGGTGCAGGTCCTCCTCGACGCCTACCCGACCGGCGGGGACACCCGCGAGTTGACCGTGGTCAACGACACGCCCGAGGAGGTGTCGGGCACTGTCTCGTGGACCGCGGGCGACCGGACCGGCGGGTCGGACGTGTCGGTCGAAGCCTACGGCCGGGAGCGGGCGGGAACGCTGGACGTTCCGACCGACGCCGAAGCGGTCGAACTCTCGTTCGGCCGGGCCGACGGGGCGGTCCAGAACGTGTATCCTTTATAA
- a CDS encoding diphthine--ammonia ligase — translation MTEQPSSAAREGQWVSLFSGGKDSSWALYQALENGLDVSRLVTVHPEGDSYMYHVPATRLASLAAESIGIPLVEVEPDDFEADDATESGAQGDEELEPLEAAVRELDSDLSGGVAGVTAGAVESEYQTSRIEEMADRLDAEVFAPLWQENPRELADAMLDAGFEITIIRVAAYGLDESWLGRTLDEAAIAELEELNESHGVHILGEGGEFETLVTDGPHMDRAIELEYSTEWDGTRGTLQIEDAWLSE, via the coding sequence ATGACCGAACAGCCATCGTCGGCCGCGCGGGAGGGCCAGTGGGTTAGCCTCTTCTCGGGCGGCAAGGACTCGTCGTGGGCGCTGTATCAGGCGCTCGAAAACGGACTGGACGTGTCCCGTCTCGTCACGGTCCATCCCGAAGGCGACTCTTACATGTACCACGTCCCGGCGACCCGATTGGCCTCGCTGGCGGCCGAGAGCATCGGCATCCCGCTCGTAGAGGTCGAACCCGACGACTTCGAGGCCGACGACGCGACCGAATCCGGCGCGCAGGGCGACGAGGAACTCGAACCCCTCGAAGCCGCGGTCCGGGAACTCGACTCGGACCTTTCGGGCGGCGTGGCGGGCGTCACGGCGGGCGCAGTCGAGAGCGAATACCAGACCTCCCGCATCGAGGAGATGGCCGACCGACTCGACGCCGAGGTGTTCGCGCCCCTCTGGCAGGAAAATCCCCGCGAACTCGCCGACGCGATGCTCGACGCGGGCTTCGAAATCACCATCATCCGCGTCGCGGCCTACGGACTTGACGAGTCGTGGCTTGGCCGGACGCTGGACGAGGCGGCCATCGCGGAACTCGAGGAGTTGAACGAGAGCCACGGCGTCCACATCCTCGGTGAGGGCGGCGAGTTCGAGACGCTGGTGACCGACGGTCCGCACATGGACCGCGCCATCGAGTTGGAGTATTCGACCGAGTGGGACGGGACTCGCGGGACGCTCCAAATTGAAGATGCGTGGTTGAGTGAGTGA
- a CDS encoding SH3 domain-containing protein, with amino-acid sequence MRDSRRDFLKKAGVAAGGASVLGASTASAATFQLGEVVHTTTALNVRDGAGTGYTVLDTEPAGMRGTVKDGPAYADGYEWWYVEFDDDRYDGTATGWCAKGDGWLSSGKEWTTKFCRYDAVHATEYAAIRDNPTTSASKAGTTEPGDWGTLVAGPKWSDGYEWWKVDFHTDYDGWVAAKSLEEGMLYGCNSAWDNLDNQWALAKVIMSEASIGNTTEQRAVGYTVLNRMDRNGTTAVTDEWDAYAHNQDPTSEIHDLAGRILTCSEPDPSCGATHFYSPRSMPMEGESTSGCACGGGLEWTPGLDQRNYCPSWSETLCRSYVVGARQAYYKFYRSWGDGAI; translated from the coding sequence ATGCGAGATTCACGACGCGACTTCCTGAAAAAGGCAGGCGTCGCCGCGGGCGGAGCGTCCGTCCTCGGCGCGAGTACCGCGAGTGCGGCGACCTTCCAACTCGGCGAGGTCGTCCACACCACGACCGCTTTGAACGTCCGAGACGGCGCTGGCACCGGCTACACCGTCCTCGACACCGAACCCGCCGGGATGCGCGGCACGGTCAAGGACGGCCCGGCCTACGCCGACGGCTACGAGTGGTGGTACGTCGAGTTCGACGACGACCGCTACGACGGCACCGCGACCGGGTGGTGCGCGAAAGGCGACGGATGGCTCTCGTCGGGCAAGGAGTGGACCACCAAGTTCTGCCGCTACGACGCGGTTCACGCCACCGAGTACGCCGCCATCCGGGACAATCCGACCACCAGCGCGAGCAAGGCCGGCACGACCGAACCGGGCGACTGGGGCACCCTCGTCGCCGGGCCGAAGTGGAGCGACGGCTACGAGTGGTGGAAGGTAGACTTCCACACCGACTACGACGGGTGGGTCGCCGCGAAGTCGCTCGAGGAGGGCATGCTCTACGGTTGTAACTCCGCGTGGGACAACCTCGACAACCAGTGGGCGCTCGCCAAGGTCATCATGTCCGAGGCCTCCATCGGCAACACGACCGAGCAACGGGCCGTGGGCTACACGGTCCTCAACCGGATGGACCGCAACGGCACCACCGCCGTCACCGACGAGTGGGACGCCTACGCCCACAATCAGGACCCGACCAGCGAGATTCACGACCTCGCGGGACGCATCCTGACCTGCTCGGAACCCGACCCCTCTTGCGGCGCGACCCACTTCTACTCGCCCCGAAGCATGCCGATGGAGGGAGAAAGCACCTCCGGATGCGCCTGTGGTGGCGGACTAGAGTGGACGCCGGGTCTCGACCAGCGTAACTACTGTCCGAGTTGGTCCGAGACGCTGTGTCGGTCCTACGTGGTCGGCGCTCGGCAGGCCTACTACAAGTTCTACCGGTCGTGGGGCGACGGCGCAATCTAG